The sequence AAGGtttctcttttgtttgtttatttatttatttcattatttcagacACCGAAAGCGGTCAGTTCGGTATCAGGACACGTTAAGTGTCGTCTTTTGGATCTTCCCTGGTGATAGTAATGTGGAGAAAAATCAGCGGCTGTATTTATTAGCCAGTATTGCTAGTAGCTAACGAGACACGCTCGAGAGGCTAAAACCGTGTAGCCTCGCTAGCATTGAAAACGTCAGCGgtgaataaatgtgtttgtttatatccAGCTGGAGTCATATAAACACCCCTAAGAATGATTATATTCAGTTTTTGCTCAGTCTGTGATGTGAGAGTTATATAAGACTGCAGATGAACTTCTCTATCCtggacattttcattttatttatttactttttcctCCTAAAAGTTACTTTCTCCACAGTTAAACCTctctatattaaaataattgtgtTTTGTGTCCGATGATTCATGTGCTAATTTACTCCCATTTCCACATGATATTCCCTTGTGGAGTTGAGAGCGGTTTTCTTTGTGTCCTGCCGTGACGTCACAGGGAGGACCATGTTGTTGCTGGTGCGGTTACAGGATCCTTATTCGGACGGGATTAGTTTATCAGCAGGATGATGCGGTGCTAAAACTTCTCACaaggaccttttttttttactacacatAGTTTTCTGTCTCCCCCTCAGCAGGTCGTTGGCTCAAGAACGAGAACCCGGAAGCGAAGATGACTCAGATGGACCTCCTGGTGACGAACGTGGCCGAGCTTTTGGCTACGGCCGTGCACGAGGTCCTGCGCCTGATGGGTCAGGCCGTGTCCGAATACCGAGACGAGTCGGCCAGGATTCGGCAGGAGAACCAGAAGCTTCAGCGCACGCTCGAGGAGCTCCAGAAGAGGCTGCAGATATCAGGTTTGCCCTAAATGCTTGTGGGTTATACTCATTAACTAAACAAATGCTGATCATCGGTTACAGGATAAACACAATGAACTTATTGTAACTCATACGAAGCTTATTGAAGGAGTCTACAGTGCCAAAGGTTTATGACATCTATGCATCTTCTATGGAGATCAGGTGTTAACGTTGTCTCAGGGaacattaaacatttctttGTGGTTTCAGACGCAGTGCAGCAGGTCTCGTCGTCTGTGGCTGCAGAAGAGCCGCTCTACGAGTCTCACCAAGCGCACGTGCTGGACCGGCATTCAGGCCGAGAGCCACTGGAGACAGAAGAGCACGAGGACACAGATTCATTCGAGCTGTCCTTCGAGGAGGACAAACCGAGCACGCTGCTCCAGAGACCGGAAACACGAGAATCCAACGACGCGTGCGACTTTTCTCAtaaaaggaggaggagcttctcGAGCCTGAGGAGCCGATCGGCTTCACCCGACGTCGCCGATGCGCCAGGGATCTTAAACACTATCAAAACAGAAGCAGAGTTTCCGGAGTGTTCCGTATCAAAACAGACTGAAAACACGATCATGggcacacacctcctcctgcccTATCATCCCATCCACGGTAACCCCTCCCACGTGTCCCGGGACTCGTCCACGCCGCCCCACGTGCACGTCCGAGCTGAGCACGCGGTGGATGTCACCGGTGGTCTGTTCGGCGTCACTGTGCGGAGAGAGAACTCGCACGCGTGTCACGTGTGTGGCAAGTCTTTCGCGACGGCCTCCAGCCTGGGCGCACACTTCGTCTGCCACTCGGGAGAAAGACCCTTCGCCTGCGAGCGCTGCAAGTTCCGGTTCAGCCGTTTAGCCGATCTGAAGAAACACGAGCGCATCCACACGGGGGAGAAGCCGTACAACTGCACACTCTGTGGGAGGAGGTTTAACCGCACGGAGAATCTCAGACGCCACCTGAGGAAGGTCCACCATGGAGCTCTGCTTTAGCCACAAGGACTCACTGAAAAaacttgcattttattttttatttatacaccacactccaACGCTTTAATAAAAAACCCTCACACAGCATGCACACTGGAACCAGAACCAGACCACTGATGCCCACCTTcgctctgtgtgcgtgtgtggagtttgcacgttctccctgtgcctcaggggtttcctttaggttctctggtttcctcccccagtccaaagacctgTGTTGTAGTCTGACTGGCCTCTCTAGACTGTCcattgtaagtgtgtgtgtgtgtgagggagagagatttGCTTTGCTATTGGTTGGTACCCCATCTAGaatgtcccccaccttgtgccccaagtcccctgggacTCGAAAAATGATAAAAGATGGATGGCAGCAGAGGCAGTTTGTGTGACTCGACTGCCAGCGTTTAGATTTTGTTTATCAGAAAAAGTTAAACATCCAAAACTAACAAAGTCATCATTATCATCTAGCTACACTGAAACCTTCAAATATCAGCATTAAAATACTCAATAAACTCTTAACACACTGCCTTTTACAGTCAGCACTCAGTGTTGGAGTCTTTatggttttttttcctccctcattTTCTCCCAGTTTGGTTCTGGTCAGTTCCCAGCTACCTGCCTGCTCTCCTCTAGCACCAGTGAAGTCTTAACACGTGTTGCGTCCCTGTGCGgcgtaacacactcagaggagaGCAATCTACCTTCTTCCTCATACCTCAACTCACTGACACCTGATTGGCtcatgtcactgtgattgacaggagagagagagagagagcgcagctgtgtgtgtgtgtgtgagagagagagcagctgtgtgtgtgtgtgtgagagagagagcagctgtgtgtgtgtgtgtgtgagagagagagcagctatgtgtgtgtgtgtgagagagagcgcagctgtgtgtgtgtgtgtgagagagagcagctgtgtgtgtgtgtgtgtgtgagagagagagcagctgtgtgtgtgtgtgtgtgtgagagagagagcagctgtgtgtgtgtgtgtgtgtgtgagagagagagcagctgtgtgtgtgtgtgtgtgagagagagagagagtgcagctgtgtgtgtgtgtgtgtgtgagagagagaggcagtgtgtgtgtttgtgtgagagcgagagagagcgcgcagctgagtgtgtgtgagagagagagcagcagtgtgtgtgtgagagagcagctgtgtgcgtgtgtgtgtgagagagagagagagagagagagagagagagagcgcagctgtgtgagagagagagagagagagcagcagtgtgtgtgtgtgtgtgtgtgagagagagagagagagagagagcggatgtgtgtgtgtgtgtgtgtgtgtgagagagagcgagagcgcagctgtgtgtgtgagagagcaagagagagagcacagctgtgtgtgtgtgtgtgagagagagagagagagtgcagctgtgtgtgtgtgtgagagagaaagaggcagtgtgtgtgtttgtgtgagagcgagagagagcgcgcagctgtgtgtgagagagagagagagagagagagagcgcagctgtgtgtgagagagagagagagagcagcagtgtgtgtgtgtgagagagagagcagctgtgtgcgtgtgtgagagagagcagctgtgtgcgtgtgtgagagagagagcagctgtgtgcgtgtgtgagagagagagcagctgtgtgcgtgtgtgagagagagagcagctgtgtgcgtgtgtgagagagagagcagctgtgtgcgtgtgtgagagagagcagctgtgtgcgtgtgtgagagagagcagctgtgtgcgtgtgtgtgagagagagagagcagctgtgtgcgtgtgtgtgagagagagcagctgtgtgcgtgtgtgtgagagagagagcagcagtgtgtgtgtgagagagagagagagcagcagtgtgtgtgagagagagagcgagcagctgtgtgtgtgtgtgagagagagagcgagcagctgtgtgtgtgtgagagagagagagagagagcagctgtgtgtgtgtgtgagagagagagcagctgtgtgcgtgtgtgtgagagagagagcagctgtgtgcgtgtgtgtgagagagagcagctgtgtgcgtgtgtgtgagagagagagcagctgtgtgtgtgtgtgagagagagagcagctatgtgcgtgtgtgtgagagagagagcagctgtgtgcgtgtgtgtgagagagagagcagctgtgtgcgtgtgtgtgagagagagcagctgtgtgcgtgtgtgtgagagagagagcagctgtgtgcgtgtgtgtgagagagagaaagcagctgtgtgcgtgtgtgagagagagagcagcagtctgtgtgtgagagagagagagagagagagagcagcagtgtgtgtgagagagagagagagcagcagtgtgtgtgagagagagagagagagagcagctgtgtgtgtgagagagagagagagagcagcagtgtgtgagagagagagagagcagcagtgtgtgtgtgagagagagagagagcgcagctgtgtgtgtgagagagagagagagagagagagagcgcagctgtgtgtgtgtgagagagagagagagcgcagctgtgtgtgtgtgagagagagagagagcgcagctgtgtgtgtgtgagagagagattcctCATAAAGTGAACACACTTCTGTTGCTCCAATCAGGAGCCTCCGTGTCAGCGTTACTCCCCTAAGCTGCGAGCTGATTGGTTGGGAGATAAAGGTTGAGCTCTGACTATTTTATTAGCTAAAACAGCGAGAACTGAAATATAATACTGCTCTTATTTATGAACCAATCCAGTCTAACATCACTTTGTTTATCTACACACCATCCTGTAGTTGAATTAAACTGGTTTTGTTTGAACTGGTAAATGTGTGGTGTGGGTTATATtctacatgttcacacacattgACTTCCAGTATATAATTCTCACTGTTCTGTTGAAATGAGTAGAATATATTTTTCAGCTAGAAACCGTGGAACCTgggaatttaattggttctggaggcgttTCACTTAAGGTGAGACGAATtctcccatcagaaataatgtaaatgcagataatccgttccaacTGCCCAAAATATGACCAGTATGACCAAtacaaagcgtatgtaaactgcttacaaagaactgagcCAAGCAtcccatgtcaaggctcctcacaggaagtcgtgccaccaagcttgggctaaaaatagaacagaccgcccacaccaccgatctgtcaacaaaaaaacacccgaaaaatcacctagcttttgagtgcatgctgaaggcaacgttggtgtCGTGGGTCgagtctttccaaacagctttcactgactgagaaaaatttgtaaaaagttcattaaaaaaaatcatcaaaaattcattaaaaaattgtAAAGAAATTCGTAAAAAATGcgtaaaatatttgtaaaaaattcattaaaaaaaaattcgtaAAAAATTCCTGAACTGGCTTCGGTTAGCTTCGCTCGGCttaaacaagttttgaatggctcccagACGCAAGCTCGATTTAGCCGCCGTTCAGTTGAAAACGTTTCGTATGCCGACGCatatttcttgcaaaatttcaattcttaagccGAAAATTCCTaaaggagggcattcgtatgcgaggttccactgtatattgaAATCACTTGAATCTGTTTAAGATGTTTGTACTTATCATGACCCCATCCATCCCTACTGATTTCTGAAGAGCTCACCCTGTTGACGTGATAAATGGGTGTGTATTTTGAATAATTATGCGAAACTCCGAGGATCTATTCtcaaatttaataaaacaaactgttCATCCTCGCTGCTTCCTTCACAACCGAAACAATAAATCAGCTGGTCGTTTCAGCTGGATTTCTTCCTCCACTCCGCTCTCCACTCGTCCCAGTCCAGCAGTGTCCGGTCCGTCTGCCAGCCGGCTTTTTCTAGACCTGAGCACAAGATTTAATGAAAGGATTTAGAAACTATTTCACTGTGAACACATTTGCTCTACTGGTGTtaaattctccattctgattggtcggaaggtgttgattaattttctatagcagcaatcttagattattattaatgtgctcgttctaatatgttattgtttccatggCAATAGCAAATATATAGCATGTATACTTTGGACTTGGTGACTTAGGAGACTTTTTCTTAAtgattatggaaggagtctccagtgtcaggaggACAGATGAATTCTGGTGTTTTGGTCTAAAACGAGAGGCTGGTGATGGAACAGGAACGTTCCACAACGTTGAAAGGTAacaataaacggataaaaactACGACATGTCTTTCTTGGTcagattgctgtggtataaaagaaataaaacagttcGGCTTGGTGCCGTCGTAGGCAATGGATCAACTTTGAGACGTTACTTCAGATGATTATATGCTGAAAAATCACATACCTGACAGAAAGGGCTGGAAAATTCTGTCCATCAGCTTATGACTTTCAGACACCAGCTCCCACGAGTCTGGAACAAACAACGTCCggttctgttttattaaatattcagcATCAATCAACCATCAGTTCACTCgggtgggtgtggcctaatattCTAATTAGGACCACTGACTGATCACGCAAGAGAAACGAGCTTTGTGATTAGCTAAGGTGGAGATTACGCAGTCAGCGTATGAgactagccccgccccctttacAATAAAAGAAGCATGTATAATATAGCAGCTAATTAATTATTCGAATTTGTgctgcatttcattttttaaatattataaacaaaAGACTCTGTTTATATTTTGACTCTGGCTTGGTGTCTTACCTCTGATCTCAGACAGGGGCGCGAGAGCTGTGTGCTGCGGAGACGAGTGTAACACGGTGCTGATACACACAGCCTGGCACGCTGCCATGATCTCATCACGCACTGACGCTTCtgcgctcaaacacacacacacactccctacagagcaaaacaacacacacaccgaaCCAGAGGAACAGGTACGTTCATCACACAGCATTCTgaggaagaaggaggaggagaagaacaagaaggaggaggaggaagggggggtgaagaagaagaaggaggaggaggtgaacaagaaagaggaggaggaggaggaggaggag comes from Hemibagrus wyckioides isolate EC202008001 linkage group LG02, SWU_Hwy_1.0, whole genome shotgun sequence and encodes:
- the zgc:113090 gene encoding zinc finger protein 596, which gives rise to MTQMDLLVTNVAELLATAVHEVLRLMGQAVSEYRDESARIRQENQKLQRTLEELQKRLQISDAVQQVSSSVAAEEPLYESHQAHVLDRHSGREPLETEEHEDTDSFELSFEEDKPSTLLQRPETRESNDACDFSHKRRRSFSSLRSRSASPDVADAPGILNTIKTEAEFPECSVSKQTENTIMGTHLLLPYHPIHGNPSHVSRDSSTPPHVHVRAEHAVDVTGGLFGVTVRRENSHACHVCGKSFATASSLGAHFVCHSGERPFACERCKFRFSRLADLKKHERIHTGEKPYNCTLCGRRFNRTENLRRHLRKVHHGALL